The Dasypus novemcinctus isolate mDasNov1 chromosome 20, mDasNov1.1.hap2, whole genome shotgun sequence genome includes a region encoding these proteins:
- the LOC139437068 gene encoding olfactory receptor 7A10-like, with product METENQTYGLEFILLGLSEDTEVQSLLFGMFLSMYLVTFLGNLLIILAIILDSHLHTPMYFFLSNLSFTDICFTSTTLPKMLLNIQTGNKIITFENCLTQMYFFMLFVQLDNSFLTAMAYDRFMAICHPLHYTVIMNPWLCGLLLLASWLLSVLDSLLHDLMVLRLSFCTETEMPHFFCELNQVVRHACSDTFLNDLVMYFAGGLLGIIPLTGIFFSYYKIISSISRISTAHGKYKAFSTCGSHLSVVTLFYGTGLGVYLSSAATQNSRANAIASVMYTVVTPMLNPFIYSLRNKDIKQAFKKLGNILSITGYL from the coding sequence atggaaacagaaaaccaaacatatggtttagaattcatcctcctggggctctcagaagatacagaggtgcagtccctcctctttgggatgttcctgtccatgtacctggtcaccttccttggcaacctgctcatcatcctggccatcatcttggactcccatctccacacacccatgtacttcttcctctccaacctgtcttttactgatatctgtttcacctccaccaccttaccaaagatgctgctgaacatccagacaggcaacaaaatcattacttttgaaaactgtctcacccagatgtattttttcatgctttttgtacaactagataactccttcttgactgcaatggcctatgaccgcttcatggccatctgtcaccccctgcactacacagtcatcatgaacccctggctctgtggcctcctgctgttagcatcctggttattgagtgttttggactctcttttgcatgacttaatggttttgagattgtctttttgtacagagacggaaatgccccactttttctgtgaacttaatcaggtagtcagacatgcttgttctgacaccttcctcaatgaccttgtgatgtattttgccgGTGGACTTCTGGGGattataccactcactgggatctttttctcttactataaaattatatcctcaatttcgagaatctcaacagctcatggtaaatataaagcattttctacttgtgggtctcacctctcagtagtgaccttgttttatggtacaggtcttggagtgtatcttagctctgctgctacccaaaactcaagggcaaatgcaatagcctcagtgatgtataCAGTGGTCAcacccatgttgaacccctttatttacagtcttagaaacaaggacataaagcaggcctttaaaaagctgggaaacattctgtctataacAGGATACCTCTGa